In the genome of Paenibacillus pabuli, the window TTCTGTCTCGGTTATATCGTTCGGCGCTGGTTCCGATTCAACCGTTCAATACGCTCCACCCGATCCATTCGGCCGTTCTGTTCGTCATACAAGCGGGCTTCACGGTCACGCTCATCGTAGTTATTTTCCTTCATTTCATCCATTTTAACCAAAATTACATCCGATCCAATCTTCACAATGTTTCTCCAGGGGATAACCAGATCTGTCCCCCCGCCGAAAAGCCCCATAAAACGGCTGTAACCCGGTACAACAATCGCTTCAATTCGCCCCTGTTTCAGATCCAGCTCCAAATCGCTGATCTGACCCAAACGCTTGCCATCTGTAATGTTAATAACATCTTTGGTTTGAAAATCCGAAATTTTCATCCCGCTACCCACCGGTTCACCTGTGTTCACTTTCATTTGTTCCCGCCCCCTGATTCATCCGCATCTGCCCGTTCTCCGCTTCTATACAATATATGTTTCATACGCGAAAAATGTCCTCTTTTTCGAAGGAAGGCTACCGAATAAATCCAAATATCTCTGATGTCCAAATCCAAAAAGCAAAAAGACGATCAAAGGAATATCTCCTCCCTTTGATCGCCTCTTCGCAAACCCCTTGTTACGACTTCACATGTTTCTGCATTTGTTGTATCGCTGATTTCTCCAGACGGGATACCTGCGCCTGGGAAATGCCAATTTCATCAGCCACTTCCATTTGGGTTTTCCCTTCGAAAAACCGCATCGACAGAATCATTTTCTCCCGTTGACCGAGACGATGCATCGCTTCACGCAGTGCAATTTCCTCAATCCAGGATACATCCTTGTTTTTGTCATCACTGATCTGATCCATCACATAGATCGGATCTCCACCATCATGATAGATCGGTTCGAAGAGCGAAACCGGGTCCTGAATGGCATCCAATGCAAAAACCACATCTTCCTTCGGCACATTCAGCACCTCAGAAATTTCGAATATCGTCGGTTCACGGGAATTTTTATTCGTCAGGCTGTCACGAACCTGAAGTGCTTTATAAGCAATGTCCCGCAATGAGCGAGATACCCGAATTGGGTTATTATCGCGCAGGTATCGACGGATTTCACCGATAATCATCGGCACCGCGTAGGTTGAAAATTTGACATTCTGGGATAAATCAAAATTATCAATGGCTTTCATCAGGCCAATACAGCCAACCTGGAACAGATCATCGACAAACTCTCCCCGATTGTTAA includes:
- the sigG gene encoding RNA polymerase sporulation sigma factor SigG, with the protein product MTRNKVEICGVDTAKLPVLTNTEMRELFHSLQQHHDRSAREKLVNGNLRLVLSVIQRFNNRGEFVDDLFQVGCIGLMKAIDNFDLSQNVKFSTYAVPMIIGEIRRYLRDNNPIRVSRSLRDIAYKALQVRDSLTNKNSREPTIFEISEVLNVPKEDVVFALDAIQDPVSLFEPIYHDGGDPIYVMDQISDDKNKDVSWIEEIALREAMHRLGQREKMILSMRFFEGKTQMEVADEIGISQAQVSRLEKSAIQQMQKHVKS
- a CDS encoding YlmC/YmxH family sporulation protein, translated to MKISDFQTKDVINITDGKRLGQISDLELDLKQGRIEAIVVPGYSRFMGLFGGGTDLVIPWRNIVKIGSDVILVKMDEMKENNYDERDREARLYDEQNGRMDRVERIERLNRNQRRTI